The following are from one region of the Leptolyngbya iicbica LK genome:
- a CDS encoding DUF2288 domain-containing protein produces MTQDLKQELKSMIGPAAWHNLLPHAARDSIVLVNPGLDLAEVGVAVATDNVTSVQRWISEALITKPTVAQMEDWERDRSRQFQTLIVQPYVLIQHLPDAATAAE; encoded by the coding sequence ATGACGCAAGATCTGAAACAAGAACTGAAGTCAATGATTGGGCCTGCCGCTTGGCATAACCTGTTGCCCCACGCGGCCCGCGACAGCATCGTTTTGGTCAATCCGGGCTTAGACCTGGCCGAAGTCGGAGTCGCTGTCGCCACTGATAATGTAACTTCGGTGCAGCGCTGGATTAGCGAGGCACTGATTACCAAACCCACGGTGGCGCAAATGGAAGATTGGGAGCGCGATCGCAGCCGCCAGTTCCAAACGCTGATTGTGCAGCCTTACGTCCTCATTCAACATCTACCCGACGCCGCCACTGCCGCCGAGTAA
- a CDS encoding DUF1028 domain-containing protein, with protein MTFSIVAWDPHTGMTGVAVATKHLAVGALVPHAKAAVGAIATQAQTNPLLGIWGLRLLESRKAAQAETHAIPVGEVLDVLLQNDDERDYRQLHLVDHQGHTAAWTGQHCTDWAGHFTFPNFSVAGNMLVGEQVLHAMAETFRNNPSLSFSERLLCALEAGEMAGGDKRGKQSAALYIVQDDFYPYLDLRVDNNPEPIAELRTLFVEAHKDYYQSFRQTMPSHKQRPLKIEPIWTRKVV; from the coding sequence ATGACATTCTCTATCGTGGCCTGGGATCCGCATACTGGCATGACCGGCGTCGCTGTGGCGACCAAGCATTTGGCGGTTGGCGCGTTAGTGCCCCATGCGAAGGCCGCAGTGGGGGCGATCGCGACTCAAGCCCAAACCAATCCGCTATTAGGCATCTGGGGCTTGCGACTGCTCGAAAGTCGCAAAGCGGCTCAGGCTGAAACTCACGCCATTCCGGTCGGCGAGGTGCTGGATGTGCTGCTACAAAACGATGACGAGCGGGATTATCGACAACTGCATTTAGTTGACCACCAAGGCCATACTGCCGCTTGGACGGGCCAGCATTGTACTGACTGGGCTGGGCACTTCACCTTTCCCAATTTCTCGGTGGCGGGCAACATGCTGGTGGGAGAACAGGTGTTGCACGCTATGGCCGAGACTTTTCGCAATAATCCGTCTTTGAGCTTTTCAGAGCGATTGCTGTGTGCGCTGGAAGCGGGGGAAATGGCGGGCGGCGATAAGCGCGGCAAGCAATCCGCCGCCCTGTACATCGTGCAAGATGACTTTTATCCCTATTTAGATCTCCGCGTCGATAACAATCCCGAACCGATCGCAGAACTACGGACTCTCTTTGTCGAAGCGCATAAGGACTATTACCAGTCCTTCCGGCAAACGATGCCGTCTCACAAGCAGCGGCCCCTCAAAATCGAGCCCATCTGGACGCGCAAAGTCGTTTAG